One Chionomys nivalis chromosome 4, mChiNiv1.1, whole genome shotgun sequence genomic region harbors:
- the Prss35 gene encoding inactive serine protease 35, producing the protein MENMLFWLIMFISGWTLSDGSETESDFSWHLSRIPRVVSERTVHLASPAFQADAGVKVTTVCGIECQEELPAPSLSQLEDSLSYETVFENGTRTLTRVKVQDLVPEPTQNSSIKGSHRRRRRQVYGTDSRFSILDKRFLTNFPFNTAVKLSTGCSGAFVSPKHVLTAAHCVHDGKDYIKGSKKLRVGVLKMRNKGGRKKRRGSKRGRREAERGGQSHSDQEHPQESATQSQGKGSRRGPKVTQGRPSFQWTRVKSTHIPKGWARGESGDPDLDYDYALLELKRAHKQQHMELGVSPTITKLPGGRIHFSGFDNDRDDQLVYRFCSVSEESNDLLYQYCDAEAGSTGSGIYLRLKEPGKKTWKRKIIAVYSGHQWVDAHGVQKDFNVAVRITPLKYAQICLWIHGNAANCTYG; encoded by the coding sequence ATGGAAAATATGTTATTTTGGTTGATAATGTTCATCTCTGGATGGACCCTCTCGGATGGGTCTGAAACAGAATCAGATTTTTCCTGGCACCTGAGCAGAATACCCCGGGTTGTGAGTGAGAGAACTGTCCATCTCGCCAGCCCCGCGTTCCaggcagatgctggggtgaaGGTGACCACAGTGTGCGGCATCGAATGTCAGGAAGAGCTCCCGGCTCCCAGCCTTTCCCAACTCGAAGACTCCCTTTCCTATGAGACGGTCTTTGAGAACGGCACCCGAACCCTAACGAGAGTGAAAGTTCAAGATCTGGTCCCAGAGCCCACTCAAAACAGCAGCATAAAAGGATCACACCGTAGGAGAAGGAGGCAAGTGTATGGTACGGACAGCAGGTTCAGCATCTTGGACAAAAGGTTTTTGACCAATTTCCCTTTTAATACAGCGGTGAAGCTGTCCACTGGCTGCAGCGGCGCCTTCGTCTCCCCCAAGCACGTGCTCACGGCTGCCCACTGTGTCCACGACGGGAAGGACTATATCAAAGGCAGTAAAAAGCTCAGGGTGGGAGTGCTGAAGATGAGAAACAAAGGAGGCCGCAAGAAACGCAGAGGCTCCAAGAGGGGCCGGAGAGAAGCAGAGCGTGGTGGCCAAAGTCACAGTGATCAGGAGCATCCTCAGGAGAGCGCCACCCAAAGCCAGGGAAAAGGGTCCCGGCGAGGTCCCAAGGTCACCCAAGGGAGACCCTCCTTCCAGTGGACCCGCGTCAAGAGCACCCACATCCCCAAAGGCTGGGCGAGAGGAGAGAGTGGGGACCCGGACTTGGACTACGACTATGCGCTCTTGGAACTGAAGCGAGCACACAAACAGCAGCATATGGAGCTAGGAGTTAGCCCCACCATCACCAAGTTGCCAGGAGGCCGGATTCACTTCTCCGGGTTTGACAACGACAGGGATGACCAGTTGGTGTATCGTTTTTGCAGCGTTTCTGAGGAATCCAATGACCTCCTCTACCAGTACTGCGATGCTGAGGCAGGCTCCACAGGCTCTGGGATCTACCTGAGGCTCAAAGAGCCAGGCAAAAAAACCTGGAAGCGCAAGATCATCGCGGTCTACTCAGGTCACCAGTGGGTGGATGCGCACGGGGTTCAGAAGGACTTTAATGTGGCCGTGCGCATCACTCCGCTCAAGTACGCCCAGATTTGCCTCTGGATCCACGGAAATGCAGCCAACTGTACTTATGGCTGA